The sequence below is a genomic window from Thiomonas sp. FB-Cd.
AGAGGGCGAAGGCGGATACCGCTGCGCGCGCTCGCTCGAGCAGCTGCACAACCAGCGCATCGCGCGCTGCGCTCTGCGCGTCGGCCGCGTCCGCGGTGCTTCGGCGCTTGTCGATCTCACGCAGGCGGTGCCAGAGTGCGTCGATCAGTGCGCGCCGGCGCTTGACGCTGTGCAGAAGGTCGTCCTGCAGATACGGATTGCGCCGAAGAACCCAGATGTCCCCAAGCACCTCATAGAGCATGCGTGCACTGCGTCCGGTTCGCCGCTCCTGGCGTAGCTGGTCCAACCAGACCCAGGCATCGGCTCCAAGCAGGCGAATGACGATCTCGCGGTCGGAAAACGATGTGTAGTTGTAGGGAATCTCGCGCAGGCGTGCCGGCGGCTCGAGATGCGCCAAGCTGGCGGGAAGGGCTGCCTCAGGCATTGGCGCGGGCACGTTCGGTAGCAAATCTTGTGGAGCATTCATGGCGCAGACCAAAACGTGCATTGTAGGAAGCGGGGTTTCCCCCGGGGCGGCGCGGGTTGAAGGGGCGCCCCCGCTCAGTCGCAAGGTGCGTCAATCCTGCGCTGCGCCTTCCCATCGCCATCGCGGCCTTCAGCGCGCGCCGGCGATTGCCCGCCCTGGCTCGGGCATGGACGAGCTAGGGCCAGGGCCCCGACGACGGCTTGGGCGCTCACCATCGACGCGCTCCGCATCAATGGCCCACGCCTGGCGCAGGCGTAGCGTTGGGTTGGGTTGGGCCGACTCAGCCGATGCGCCGCAAGGTGTGTGCGCCGTGATGCGCGGCGACCCTTTGACCTGGCGCCCCTTGGGCGCTGGGTCGCGTTTGCCTTGTACAAAGCGCGGGTGTGCCGCGTGCGCGCTTCACGTTCTGCTTTCTACAATGATCCGATGCTCTCCAACCATCCCGCCTATTCCCGCGCCGCGCAATTGCCCGAGCTCCTGCGCCAGCGCATCCTCATCCTTGATGGCGCCATGGGCACGATGATCCAGCGCCTCAAGCTCTCCGAGGCTCAATACCGAGGGGAGCGGTTCAAGGATTGGCCGCGGGACGTGAAAGGCAATAACGAGTTGCTCAACATCACCCAGCCGCAGATCATCCGTGACATTCATGACGGTTATTTTGCCGCCGGGGCGGACATTGTCGAGACCAACACCTTCGGCGCGACCGCGATCGCGCAGGACGACTATGGGATGGCCCATCTCGCGGATGAACTCAACCGCGCTGCGGCGCGCATTGCACGCGCGTCGGCCGACGCGCACAGCACGCCCGACAAGCCACGTTTCGTGGCCGGTGCCTTGGGGCCCACGCCCAAGACGGCCAGCATCAGCCCCGACGTCAACGACCCCGGCGCGCGCAACGTCACGTTCGAGCAACTGCGCGCGGCCTACTACGAGCAAGCAAAGGCGTTGGGGGAAGAAGGCGTGGACCTGTTTCTGGTCGAGACGATTTTCGACACCTTGAATGCCAAGGCAGCCCTGTTCGCAATCGATGAATGGTTCGAGAGCAGCGGTGAGCGCTTGCCGATCATCATCAGCGGCACCGTGACCGACGCTTCCGGGCGCATCTTGTCAGGCCAGACCGTGCCAGCATTCTGGGCCAGCGTGCGGCACGCCCAGCCGCTGGCAGTCGGTCTGAACTGCGCCTTGGGCGCAGCGCTGATGCGCCCCTATCTGCAGGAGTTGGCCAAGGTGGCAGGCGATACCTACATTTCCTGCTATCCGAATGCCGGGCTTCCCAACCCGATGAGCGATACCGGCTTTGACGAAACCCCGGAGGTCACCTCGCGCCTGCTTCATGAGTTCGCCGCCGAAGGGCTTGTGAACATCGTCGGCGGGTGTTGCGGAACCACACCGGAACATATAGTCGCCATTGGCCGCGCGGTCGGCCACGAGAAACCCCGCCTGCTTTCAGGCCGTGGGCCGTTTTACGCGCAGCAGTCGTAGCGCGGCCATGGCGCGGTGGGAGGACTCAAGGCCCCTCTGAAGGTTACATTTGGTCGCACCGAAGGCGGCGATCTCCCGGAACAATGCGCAGGGTCACCGTTCCTCCCAATCGCCCTTGCGCCTCTGCCCTCTGAGGATGGCCTAATGCCTGTCATCTATGAGAAAACGCCTGCTGGCCGCCAAGTGCTCAGCACCCGTCAGCCTGAGCTCAGTCGAGCTTTGCGCAATCTCCTCTTGCTCATCGACGGGACCAAGAGCGATCAAGAATTGATGGCGTTGCTCAATAGCAACGACCTGAGCGCTGCTTCGTTTGGGCACTTGCAGCAATTGGGTTTCATTGCCCAGCGCGCAGAACTGAATGCCGCGCATTCGGTGAGTGGCGGCCTGCGCCAAACGGCGGCCGTGCCGGCCGAAGCGGCCGCACCGCAGGGCGCGCCGACGCGCCGGGCATCACCGTTTGCGCGCCTTGGGCAAGGCTTGCGCTCCGTGTTGCAGTCGCGGGAGGAGTCACCCCGGGAAATTTCGGCCGGTTTGGCCGAGGTCGTCAAGTGCGCCGCGGTCGCTGACGCCGACTTTTTCAGTTGGCTGGAAGGCCATATTGAGGAGTTGCTCGCCCGGCAGCAACAGTCCGTCACCCATGTCGTGCAGCGCATACCCGAGCTGCGCGCATCCATCGAAGCCCAGGATCGCGTGCAGCGACGCTCGCCTTCATCCCTGGATTTCGGAATGGCGCTGGCCCGGGTCATTGAATCCATCCTGGGTTACGGCCAGTACCTGCATGGCGAGGCCGTAGGCTTGGGTATGTGGCTCACTGCCGCGATCGGGCAAGACCTCGGCGTGCAGTCGGAAGCGAGCGCTCAGCGCCTGCGCGCATTGCTGCATCGCTGCGCGTTGCCCACGCAGCCGCCTCAAGTCGCCGCGGGTCGCTGGCTCGATCTTCTGCCTGTTGACCGCGCGGGCTCCGGTGGGCAGATCCAGTTCGTGCTGCTCGAGGACATCGCGAAGCCCGTTGCGCGACTGGTCCCGCGCTCCGTCGTGGTCGAGGCGCTCGACCGTGCCGGGGCGCTGAACGGTTAGGCGACGCGTCAAGCGCGAGCGCGCGTGTCGAGTACCCATGAACTCGGTCTTGCGGTCCAATGGCCCTGCGCGTGCCATGCCCAAGCCGGGCGCAGGGCGTTCAGTGGGCGAAATTCAAGGATCCTTGTCCCCATGCAGCGCACGTTGCAGCCCGAACGCACGGAAGCGGCTCTCCCGGCGGTTTCCATCCCGTAACAGCGAACCATTGCCATGTCAGCACTTCCCAATCCCCTGTCGCTCCTTGCCTATCCGACCGTTCAGGATGATGAGGCGGCGCAGCGCGTGTTTACCTCCGCAGCCGAGTTGTTCGGCGTGCTGGCCACTCCACTGCGACTGCGCATTCTGAATGCGATTTGCGACCGGGAGAAGGGGGTGAATGACATCGTCGATGCAGTGCATTCGACACAGCCCAACGTTTCCCAGCATCTGAAGGTGCTGTACCTCGCGGGCATCGTCACCAAGCGCCGTCTGGGGAACCAGATTTATTACAAGGTGCAGAGCGAAAAGGCGATGCAGTTGTGCCGTACGGTGTGCACCCAGATCGCGATCGAGCTGGCCGATCCCGATGCCATTGGCGACGTCAGCCGGCTGGCCTCGAAGCGTTCGGCGTGATCGGTCCGCGTGCCGGTGGCCGGAGCGTGCTCAGCCTTGAACGGGCGCGCCGTCCCAAAGGCGGCGTGTGCACCGGGCTATGGCCCGCCTCCTTCCAAAGCGCACGGCCAGGCGCCAGATCCCAGTGATTTGATTGCGACGTTGCCGAGGTCGGGCAACGCCCGGGCCGGTTGTGCTTGGCTCAGCGACGCCGAGCCTTGTTGCGCTTGAGACCGCCAGCGAGTGTTGAAGCATCCAGCGTGGGATGCATCGCCGCGGTGACCTGCGACAGGGTCGACAATTTGCTTGAGGTGGCGCGAAGACGCTCGGCCAGCCTGGAGGCGATGCCCAGGGCGAGCTTGGCACCCACCAGCGGGAACTCATGCACCAAGCGCTCAAGGGCTTCACGGGTGAGCAGGGCGAGCACCGCGTCCGTGTAGGCCACGCAAGTGGCTGAACGGGGAGCGTCGTTGAGTATGCCCATCTCGCCGAGCAGCGCGCCGGGCTGCGCAATGGACACGACCAGACTGTCCGATTGTTGGCTCGTGCTCTTTTCCACGCTGACTTCGCCATCAAGCAGCAGCATCATGCCATCGGTCTGGCTGGGATCGTCTTGCCGGATGAACACGATCCCGGCGGGCACAAACTGGATGTCCATGTATCCGGCCAGGATTCCGGCTTCCGCCTTGGACAGGCGCAACCAAGCGGGCATGTTCAGAAGCACCTCGACGATGCGGGGCGTCCAGTCGCGCAGGGCGGGGGAAGACAGACGGGGTCGGGCGCGCAGAAACAAGGACATGGGGTGGTGCCTAAAATGCTGGAGGCCATGCATGGTGGCGATGGTCCGCATTCTCGCATCAGGAAAGCGGTCCACCTCGAGTCGAAGCCAAGCACAGCCGACGGGGCGCTGCGCCTCGCCTGTGCGGCCAGTCGCGTATGTTGTGATCGAGCCGCCTTGCACACTCTAACTCCATCCATGAACACGCCCACCAACCCCGCCCTCTCAATGCCTGGCCAGGAGACTTTGCCGCCTCCCCTCATGTTGGCGGGCCTCGAGCCTTTGGCGGTCGGGCCCGGCTCGCTGTTTGTCAACATTGGCGAGCGCACCAATGTCACCGGGTCCAAGGCGTTCGCGCGCATGATTCTCGCTGGCGAATTCGATCGGGCTTTGGCCGTGGCGCGGCAGCAAGTGGAGAACGGCGCCCAGATCGTCGACGTCAATATGGACGAAGCCATGCTCGACAGCAAGGCAGCCATGGTGCGATTTCTCAACCTGATGGCAGCCGAGCCTGACATCGCACGCGTGCCGGTGATGATCGACAGCTCGAAGTGGGACGTGATCGAAGCCGGCCTGCGGTGCGTGCAGGGCAAGGCGATCGTCAACTCCATCTCGATGAAGGAGGGCGAGGCCGAGTTTCGCCGCCAGGCGCGGCTTGTGCGGCGCTACGGGGCGGCAGCGGTGGTGATGGCCTTCGACGAGCAGGGCCAGGCCGACACGTACGAACGCAAAATTCAAATATGCGAACGCGCCTATCGCATTTTGGTCGATGAAGTGGGTTTCCCACCCGAGGACATCATTTTCGATCCAAACATCTTCGCCATCGCGACCGGGATCGAGGAGCACAACCACTACGCCGTGGACTTCATCGAGGCCGTGCGCTGGATCAAGGCGCATTTGCCTGGCGCCAAGGTCTCGGGCGGAGTCTCCAACGTGAGCTTCTCGTTTCGTGGCAACGACGCGGTGCGCGAGGCCATTCATACCGTGTTTCTCTTCCACGCCATCCGGGCCGGCATGGATATGGGCATCGTCAACGCCGGCCAAATGGGTGTGTACGACGAGATCGAACCGGCTCTTCGCGAGGCTGTGGAAGACGTGGTGCTTGACCGCCGGCCGGACGCAGGCGAGCGGTTGGTCGAAATGGCTGAGCGCGTGAAGGGGACCGTGCGCGACGAGGGAACGCGCAATGCCTGGCGCGCGCAGGCCGTGGAGCAGCGCCTAAGCCACGCGCTGGTGCATGGCATCACCGACTTCATCACCGAGGATACCGAGGAGCTGCGGGCACGCTTTGCGGCCGAGGGCAAGCGCCCGCTGGCAGTCATCGAAGGCCCGCTGATGGACGGGATGAACATCGTGGGCGACCTGTTCGGCCAAGGCAAGATGTTCCTTCCGCAAGTGGTCAAGAGCGCGCGGGTGATGAAGCAGGCGGTGGCCCACCTTTTGCCCTTCATCGAGGAGGAGAAGCGCCTGCTCGAGGCTGCGGGGGGCGACGTCAAACCGCGCGGCAAGATCGTCATCGCCACCGTGAAGGGCGATGTGCACGACATCGGAAAAAATATCGTGACGGTTGTGCTTCAGTGCAACAACTTTGACGTCGTCAACATGGGCGTCATGGTTCCCTGCCAGGAGATCCTTGCGCGCGCCAAGGTCGAAGGTGCGGATGTGGTGGGCCTGTCGGGCCTCATTACGCCAAGCCTGGAGGAAATGCAGTTCGTTGCCACCGAGATGCAGCGCGACGACTATTTCCGCGTGAAGAAGATTCCTCTGCTCATCGGTGGCGCCACGACGAGCAGGGTGCACACTGCCGTCAAGATCGCACCGCATTATGAGGGCCCTGTGGTCTATGTGCCCGATGCGTCGCGCAGCGTCGGCATCGCGCAAAGCCTTTTATCGGAGCAGTCGGAGACCTTTGTCGCGCAGGTCCGCGCTGACTACGACCGCATTCGCGCGCAGCATGCAGGAAAGAAGCAGACGGCGATGATCACGCTGCAAGAGGCGCGTGCCAACAAGCTTGTGCTGAACTGGCCTGAGGCGGTCGCGCCCGAGCCCAAATTCATTGGCCGGCGTGTGTTCCGAAACATCGACTTGGCCGAAGCCGCGCGCTTTATCGACTGGGGGCCGTTCTTCCAGACCTGGGATCTGGCCGGACCCTTTCCTGCCATACTCAGCGATGCCATCGTTGGCGAGCAAGCCCGCCAGGTCTACGCAGATGCGCAGGCCATGCTGAAAAAAATCATCGACGGGCGCTGGCTTCAGGCGCAGGCAGCGATCGGCCTTTGGCCGGCGAACACCGTGGACGACGACGATATCGAGGTCTACACGGATGCCACGCGCAGCGAGGTGTTGATGACCTGGTGGGGCTTGCGGCAGCAAACCGAACGCCCGGTGGTGGACGGGGTACGCAGGCCCAATCTCGCGCTGGCTGATTTCATCGCCCCCAAGGGCTCTGCGCCAGACCACATCGGCCTGTTCGCGGTCACTGCGGGCCTGGGTGTGGACGCACGCGTTCAGGCCTACATGGCCGCGCACGACGACTACAACGCAATCATGCTCAAGGCCATGGCTGACCGCTTGGCCGAAGCGCTGGCGGAGTGGATGCACCTGCGCGTGCGCACGGATTTTTGGGGGTACGCCTCCTCCGAGCATTTGAGCCTGGAGCAACTCATCGCCGAGCAATATGTCGGAATCCGACCCGCGCCAGGCTACCCGGCCTGCCCCGAGCACTCGGTGAAGGCCGACATGTTTCGCGTGCTTGGCGCCGGCGACATCGGCATGTCGCTGACCGAAAGCTGGGCCATGCTGCCGGCGGCGAGCGTCAGCGGATTCTTCCTGGCACACCCGCAGGCCCGCTACTTCCACGTCGGCCCGATCGATGATGATCAGGCGGCCGACTGGGAGCGTCGCAGCGGGCGCAAGCTCCAGGCCGTGCAGCGAGCGTTTGACAGGCTGGTGTGAAGGGCGCTGGCGCCGACCGCTGGGCGATGGGCGATTCTGAACCCTAGGCCCAGGCGCGTGAGGCCGGTGCGGTGCCGGCCCTCACGCACACGGCAGCGATCGATCAGCCGCCGTGCGACGCTGCCTGCTGCGCAGCGGCCGCTGCAGCTTCATCGTCGCGCAACTTCTGCGCACGGGCTTCGTGACTGTGATCGGCGCCCAGCATCATGTACATCGCCGGGACCATGAACAGCGTAAACAGGGTGCCAATGGACAGGCCTGTGGCGATCACCAATCCCATGTCGAAGCGGCTCACGGCGCCAGCGCCGCTCGCGGTGATGAGTGGCATCACGCCGAAAACCATGGCGGCGGTTGTCATGAGAATCGGGCGCAAGCGCATGCCGGCAGCATGCTCGATGGCCTCGCGCTTGCTTCGGCCCTCGCGCTGCAGATTGTTGGCGAACTCCACGATCAGGATGCCATGCTTGGATATGAGGCCGATGAGGGTGACCAACCCCACCTCCGTGTAGATGTTGAGCGTGGCTTGGCCGACACCGATGTTGATGAACAGCAGCGCTCCGGAAATGGCCATCGGGACCGACACCAGGATGATGATGGGGTCACGGAAACTCTCGAACTGTGCAGCGAGAGCCAGGAAGATGATGATGATGGCGAAGGCGAAAGTCAGCAGCAGGCCGCCCGATTCCTGCACGAACTGGCGTGAGGGCCCCGCGTAGTCAAAGCTGTAACCTTCGGGGAGGGTGCGCTGCGCCAGCTGCTTGAGGTCATCAAGCGCCTGGCCTTGGGCGACGAAGGGCATGGCGACGCCCTGGATGGTGGCTGAATTGGCCTGTTGAAAGTGATTGATGGTTTCAGGCTGAACCCGGGTCTTGAGGTGGACCACGGTGGACAGGGGCACCATGGCGCCGCTTGCCGTGCGCAGGTAGTAGTTCTTGAGCTGATCGGGGTTGAGCCTGAAGCGTTGCTCAACTTGCGGGATCACCTTGTAGGCGCGGCCGTCCAGCTCGAAAAAGTTGACGTACCCGCCACCGAGCATGGCGGAAAGGGCGCTGCCAATTGATTGCATGCTCAGGCCGAGCTGCGCGGCCATATTGCGGTCGATTTCGATGCTGGTTTGAGGCAGGTCGATGCGAAGGTCAGACTGCAGGAACATGAAATTTCCCGTCTTCTGCGCATCCTGCAGAAATTTTTGCGACACCTGGTAAAGCTTGCTGAAAGGCTCGGTCGTGGTAATCACAAACTGAATCGGCAGCCCGCGCGCACCCGGCAAAGAGGGCGGCTGGAAGACCGCGAGTTGGGAGCCGGCAATGTGATTCAGCTTCTGCTGCAAAACCGGCTGGAGCTGGGTGGCGGTTTGGGTCCGCTGATCCCATGGCTTCAACACCATGCCGCCAATGACCTGTGTGGGCGTATTGAGCTGGAAGACGTGGTCGGTTTCCGGGAAGGTCTTGTAGGCCTGGTAAACCTGGTTGGCGTAGAGCTGGCGCTGGTTGAGGGTCGCCGTCGGATTGTTGAAGGCAATGGAGATGAGCACGCCCTGGTCTTCCTGCGGCGCCAGCTCCGATTTCGAGGTGGAGTACAGGTAATAGATCGAGCCCAGGATGAGAATGGCCAGCACGGCTGTTACCGGCAGGAAGTCCAGTGAGCCGTGCAATGTGCGCTCGTAGCGTTTGTGCAGGCGGTCAAAGCTGCGGTCAAGGAAGAGCACCAGCCGGTCCTGCCAGCTGTGGCTTTGGGGGTTCGCAGCCTTGAGCAGGTGCGAGCACAGCATGGGCGTAAGCGTGAGCGCGATGACGGCGGAAATGATCACCGTGCCGACAAGCGTGAAGGCGAACTCGGTGAACAGCGCTCCCGTCAGCCCGCCCATGAAGCCAATGGGCACGTACACCGCAACCAGCACGATGGCCATCGCGATGATGGGATTCGCCAGCTCGCGCGCCGCACGCACGGCGGCATCCCTGCGCGACATGCCCTCTTCCAGGTGCCGGCTGATGTTCTCCACGACGATGATGGCGTCGTCGACCACCAGTCCAATGGCCAGCACAATGGCCAGGAGGGTCAGCAGGTTGATGGAGTAGCCCAGCGCGAGCATCACCGTGAAGGTCCCGATGATGGAAAGCGGTATGGCGACGAGCGGAATGATGACCGAGCGCAGCGAGCCGAGGAAGACGAACACCACCGCGCTCACGATGAGAACGGCTTCAAACAGGGTTTTGATGACCTCGTCGATGGAGGCGTTGACGAACTTGGTCGAGTCGTAGACGATCGCGCCATTCAGGCCCGCGGGCAGTTGCGACTGGATGTCGGGGAAGGCCTTGTGCACGCGCGCGATGACGTCGAGGAGGTTCGCGCCAGGAGCCACTTGGATGCCCACATACACCGAGGTCTTGCCGTCAAAGGCGACCGAGGTGTCATAGTCGTCCGAACCCAGTGTGACGTTGGCCACATCGTCCAGCCGCACGACCTGTCCATTCGAGGACTTGACCACCATCTTCTTGAAGCCGTCCAAAGACTTCAAGTCCGTGTTCGCCGACAGATTGACCTGCACCATCTGGCCTTTGGTGCTGCCGGTGGAGGCCAGGTAGTTATTGGCTGCCAGCGCGCTGTAGACATCGGCCGCCGTAAGCCCGTACGCGGCAAGCTTCTCCGGGTCCAGCCAGGCGCGAAGCGCAAAATTCTTCGCGCCGATGATCTCGGCCGTCTGAACGCCATTGATCGACTGCAGCTTGGGTTGCACCGCGCGGATCAGATAGTCCGTGATCTGGTTGGGCTTCAGGACGTTGCTGTAGAAGCCGATGTACATCGCATCGATCGTCTGGCCGATGCTCACCGATAGCACCGGCTTTTCCGACTGCGGCGGCAACTGGTTGAGAACCGAGTTCACCTTGGTGTTGATTTCGGTAAGCGCCTTGTCCGGGTCATAGTTCAGACGCAAATTGGCCGTGATGGTGCTCACACCCTGGATACTGCTCGACGTCATGTCGTCAATGCCATTGGCCTGGGCGATGGCGTTTTCCAGCGGTGTGGTGATAAAGCTGGCGACAAGGTTGGCATCGGCGCCGGGATAGGCGGTGGTGATCGTGACAACGGCGTTTTGCGTGTAGGGATACTGCAGCACCGGCAGCAGCCCCATCGAGCGCAAACCCAGCACCAGGATCACGAGGCTGACCACGGTGGCAAGCACCGGGCGCTCGATGAAGATGTCCGTGAATTTCTTGTTCATGCGCAGTTCTCGTTGCGGGTTGCCATCAGGAGTTGGGCACCTGCGGGTTCGGGCTGTTGGCTGGCTCCACGGAGTTGTTCACCAGGATCGGCGAGCCATTGCGCAACTTGAGTTGCCCGGCGGTCACCACCGTCTCGCCTGACTGCACGCCCTTGAGCACGGCCACCTGGTCACCGCGGGTTGGGCCGGTTGTGATGAAGCGCTGCTCGGCGACGAGCGCCGGCTTGCCATTCGGTCCTTTGCCGTGCGTCTTCACCACGAACACCGTCGCACCATAAGGGTTGTAAGACACGGCGGCATTGGGCAGGGTGATGTAGTCGCGCGGCTGGCCTTCGGAAACACGCACGGTGGCAAACAGCCCGGGCAGCAGGGTTCCGTTCGGATTGGGCAGGCGCGCGCGCACCTTGAGGTTGCGCGTCGCCGTGTCGACCTGGGGTTCAATGGCAGTGACCGTCGCCTCGAAGACCTTCCCCGGTGCCGCGCTCGTTTCGACCTGGGCCTTCATGCCGAGGTGGATCAGGTCGATCTGGTTCTGCGGCACGGTGAAATCGATTTCCATGGGATCAAGCCGTTGCAGCGTGACCGTCGCCGTTCCTGGGGCGAGGTACTGGCCCAGATTGACTTGCCGGATGCCCAGTTGCCCTGAAAACGGGGCGGAGATGGTTTTCTGGGCGATGAGTGCCTTTTGCGCGGCGACCTGCGCCTGTGCGCTCTTGAGCGCAGCCGCATCGGTATCAACCACGGCTTGGCTGACCGCCTGCACCTTGAGCTGAGCCTCGTCACGCTTGAGGTTGAGCTGGGCAAGTGCCGCCTGCGCCTCGAGCTGTGCCAGTTGCGCCTTCAATGGCGAGGGATTGAGCTCCACCAGCGGCTGGCCGGCGTGCACCTTTTGTCCCGAATCAAAGTGAATGGCAGTCACCAAGCCACTTACCTCGGCGCTCAGCGTGGCCTCCTGGCTTGCACGGAGATTGCCCAGCGCCTCAACCGTCGGCTGCCAGCTCGATTCCCGTGCCACCGTGGTCGATACCGTCTGCGGCGGGTTGGCCATGCCCTTGATCGCCTTGGCGATCATGGTGCTTTTGAAGCTCTGAAACCACACCACCCCGCCGAGAACGATGGCGGCGATGATAAGCATGATGATCATGCGTTTGGTGGTGCCCTTAGTCATTGCTCACTCCGTCTTCTTTCTGATCGCGTAAAAAAGTCAAGATCAGGTCGCTGCCTTTGCGGCGACCTGATCGAACAAAACTCAGGGTTGAGATGGGCCGCCTTGCTGCGCCGCACCAGGCATCGAGGGCGCACCCGCGGCAGCCGTCGACGTGGTCAGCACGCCGCCGCCCATGGCCTGATAGAGGGCGGCGCTATCGGCGAGCCGGGCTGCTTGCGCTGCGATGAGGCTGATGCGGG
It includes:
- a CDS encoding cyclic nucleotide-binding domain-containing protein, giving the protein MSLFLRARPRLSSPALRDWTPRIVEVLLNMPAWLRLSKAEAGILAGYMDIQFVPAGIVFIRQDDPSQTDGMMLLLDGEVSVEKSTSQQSDSLVVSIAQPGALLGEMGILNDAPRSATCVAYTDAVLALLTREALERLVHEFPLVGAKLALGIASRLAERLRATSSKLSTLSQVTAAMHPTLDASTLAGGLKRNKARRR
- a CDS encoding metalloregulator ArsR/SmtB family transcription factor: MSALPNPLSLLAYPTVQDDEAAQRVFTSAAELFGVLATPLRLRILNAICDREKGVNDIVDAVHSTQPNVSQHLKVLYLAGIVTKRRLGNQIYYKVQSEKAMQLCRTVCTQIAIELADPDAIGDVSRLASKRSA
- the metH gene encoding methionine synthase, with protein sequence MNTPTNPALSMPGQETLPPPLMLAGLEPLAVGPGSLFVNIGERTNVTGSKAFARMILAGEFDRALAVARQQVENGAQIVDVNMDEAMLDSKAAMVRFLNLMAAEPDIARVPVMIDSSKWDVIEAGLRCVQGKAIVNSISMKEGEAEFRRQARLVRRYGAAAVVMAFDEQGQADTYERKIQICERAYRILVDEVGFPPEDIIFDPNIFAIATGIEEHNHYAVDFIEAVRWIKAHLPGAKVSGGVSNVSFSFRGNDAVREAIHTVFLFHAIRAGMDMGIVNAGQMGVYDEIEPALREAVEDVVLDRRPDAGERLVEMAERVKGTVRDEGTRNAWRAQAVEQRLSHALVHGITDFITEDTEELRARFAAEGKRPLAVIEGPLMDGMNIVGDLFGQGKMFLPQVVKSARVMKQAVAHLLPFIEEEKRLLEAAGGDVKPRGKIVIATVKGDVHDIGKNIVTVVLQCNNFDVVNMGVMVPCQEILARAKVEGADVVGLSGLITPSLEEMQFVATEMQRDDYFRVKKIPLLIGGATTSRVHTAVKIAPHYEGPVVYVPDASRSVGIAQSLLSEQSETFVAQVRADYDRIRAQHAGKKQTAMITLQEARANKLVLNWPEAVAPEPKFIGRRVFRNIDLAEAARFIDWGPFFQTWDLAGPFPAILSDAIVGEQARQVYADAQAMLKKIIDGRWLQAQAAIGLWPANTVDDDDIEVYTDATRSEVLMTWWGLRQQTERPVVDGVRRPNLALADFIAPKGSAPDHIGLFAVTAGLGVDARVQAYMAAHDDYNAIMLKAMADRLAEALAEWMHLRVRTDFWGYASSEHLSLEQLIAEQYVGIRPAPGYPACPEHSVKADMFRVLGAGDIGMSLTESWAMLPAASVSGFFLAHPQARYFHVGPIDDDQAADWERRSGRKLQAVQRAFDRLV
- a CDS encoding homocysteine S-methyltransferase family protein, with protein sequence MLSNHPAYSRAAQLPELLRQRILILDGAMGTMIQRLKLSEAQYRGERFKDWPRDVKGNNELLNITQPQIIRDIHDGYFAAGADIVETNTFGATAIAQDDYGMAHLADELNRAAARIARASADAHSTPDKPRFVAGALGPTPKTASISPDVNDPGARNVTFEQLRAAYYEQAKALGEEGVDLFLVETIFDTLNAKAALFAIDEWFESSGERLPIIISGTVTDASGRILSGQTVPAFWASVRHAQPLAVGLNCALGAALMRPYLQELAKVAGDTYISCYPNAGLPNPMSDTGFDETPEVTSRLLHEFAAEGLVNIVGGCCGTTPEHIVAIGRAVGHEKPRLLSGRGPFYAQQS
- a CDS encoding efflux RND transporter periplasmic adaptor subunit gives rise to the protein MTKGTTKRMIIMLIIAAIVLGGVVWFQSFKSTMIAKAIKGMANPPQTVSTTVARESSWQPTVEALGNLRASQEATLSAEVSGLVTAIHFDSGQKVHAGQPLVELNPSPLKAQLAQLEAQAALAQLNLKRDEAQLKVQAVSQAVVDTDAAALKSAQAQVAAQKALIAQKTISAPFSGQLGIRQVNLGQYLAPGTATVTLQRLDPMEIDFTVPQNQIDLIHLGMKAQVETSAAPGKVFEATVTAIEPQVDTATRNLKVRARLPNPNGTLLPGLFATVRVSEGQPRDYITLPNAAVSYNPYGATVFVVKTHGKGPNGKPALVAEQRFITTGPTRGDQVAVLKGVQSGETVVTAGQLKLRNGSPILVNNSVEPANSPNPQVPNS
- a CDS encoding efflux RND transporter permease subunit; translated protein: MNKKFTDIFIERPVLATVVSLVILVLGLRSMGLLPVLQYPYTQNAVVTITTAYPGADANLVASFITTPLENAIAQANGIDDMTSSSIQGVSTITANLRLNYDPDKALTEINTKVNSVLNQLPPQSEKPVLSVSIGQTIDAMYIGFYSNVLKPNQITDYLIRAVQPKLQSINGVQTAEIIGAKNFALRAWLDPEKLAAYGLTAADVYSALAANNYLASTGSTKGQMVQVNLSANTDLKSLDGFKKMVVKSSNGQVVRLDDVANVTLGSDDYDTSVAFDGKTSVYVGIQVAPGANLLDVIARVHKAFPDIQSQLPAGLNGAIVYDSTKFVNASIDEVIKTLFEAVLIVSAVVFVFLGSLRSVIIPLVAIPLSIIGTFTVMLALGYSINLLTLLAIVLAIGLVVDDAIIVVENISRHLEEGMSRRDAAVRAARELANPIIAMAIVLVAVYVPIGFMGGLTGALFTEFAFTLVGTVIISAVIALTLTPMLCSHLLKAANPQSHSWQDRLVLFLDRSFDRLHKRYERTLHGSLDFLPVTAVLAILILGSIYYLYSTSKSELAPQEDQGVLISIAFNNPTATLNQRQLYANQVYQAYKTFPETDHVFQLNTPTQVIGGMVLKPWDQRTQTATQLQPVLQQKLNHIAGSQLAVFQPPSLPGARGLPIQFVITTTEPFSKLYQVSQKFLQDAQKTGNFMFLQSDLRIDLPQTSIEIDRNMAAQLGLSMQSIGSALSAMLGGGYVNFFELDGRAYKVIPQVEQRFRLNPDQLKNYYLRTASGAMVPLSTVVHLKTRVQPETINHFQQANSATIQGVAMPFVAQGQALDDLKQLAQRTLPEGYSFDYAGPSRQFVQESGGLLLTFAFAIIIIFLALAAQFESFRDPIIILVSVPMAISGALLFINIGVGQATLNIYTEVGLVTLIGLISKHGILIVEFANNLQREGRSKREAIEHAAGMRLRPILMTTAAMVFGVMPLITASGAGAVSRFDMGLVIATGLSIGTLFTLFMVPAMYMMLGADHSHEARAQKLRDDEAAAAAAQQAASHGG